Part of the Actinomyces howellii genome, CCGGTCTGGTTCCTCCCGAGCCGGGTCGCCCACTCAGCCTCACCTTCGTCGCGCCGGCCACCGTCCCGGTCGACGGCGCCACGCGCCTTGACCTGGACCGTCGCTCCGGAGACCTGGGAGTCGACGCTCTGCTGCTCATGACCCGCCGCTGACCGGCTCTTCTGCGGCAAGGGCCACATCAGATGGTTGCATGATGAACTACTAGAATGTCCCCGCGTGCCCGGAAGCACGCGCAGGAGGGTGAGGATGAGCGCACAGGTGTCGGAGTCGGCGTCCGGTTGTGGCCAGGAACCGGAGGGCCAGGGCTGCGGCCAGGAGCCGGCGGGCCAGGGCTGCGGCCAGGAACCGGCCCCCGGCTGCGGTGATCCGCGTCGGAGGCTTGATGCGGTCGAGATGGCGGCCTGGCGTGCTTTTCTCACGACGTCGACCGCTGTGACCGCGAGGCTCAACCAGGAGCTCATGGCGGCGCAGGGTATCTCCATGCACGAGTACGAGATTCTCGTGCGCCTGTCGGAGGCACCCGAGCATCGGTTGCGCATGTCGGTCCTGGCGGAGACCATGGCGCATTCCCGTTCACGGCTCACACACACCGTGGGACGCCTCGAGAAGGAGGGCTATGTCCTGCGCGCCGCCTGCGCCGACGACAGGCGCGGCGTGCACTGCGAGCTGACCCAGGAGGGGCTTGCCTTCCTGCGCCAGGCGGCACCGGTCCACCTCGAGGGGGTGCGCAGGCACGTCATCGACAGGCTCAGTCGTGACCAGCTCCTCGCCCTGTCCTCGATCCTGTCGGCGCTCGGGCAGGACGACGCCGCGTCCTGACACCTGTCCGAGAGCCCGGCTCCAGACCCCGCCTGCCCAGGCGTGCTCAGTGCACGGACCCGGGCCCGGCCCGCAGCGACCACAGGTCGGTCCACCTCATGCCC contains:
- a CDS encoding MarR family winged helix-turn-helix transcriptional regulator; the encoded protein is MTARLNQELMAAQGISMHEYEILVRLSEAPEHRLRMSVLAETMAHSRSRLTHTVGRLEKEGYVLRAACADDRRGVHCELTQEGLAFLRQAAPVHLEGVRRHVIDRLSRDQLLALSSILSALGQDDAAS